The following nucleotide sequence is from Bos indicus x Bos taurus breed Angus x Brahman F1 hybrid chromosome 26, Bos_hybrid_MaternalHap_v2.0, whole genome shotgun sequence.
aaggcaaaaaaaaaaaaaaaaaaacaaaccactaaCGGTCAGGGAAAACATGGTCACCTGCAAACGGCCCTGCCAcccgcctctgctgctgctgctgctaagtcacttcagtcgtgcccaactctgccaTCctcgtctgctgctgctgctgctgctgagtctcttcagtcgtgtcggactctgtgcgaccccatggacggcagcccaccaagctcccccgtccctgggattctccaggaagagcactggagtgggtgccgttgccttctccgtccacCTCTGCAAGGGTTAAATcaggtgctgctgcagctgcggACCTTCAACACTCCTGAAAGGAGCTCGGGGTGGAGAGCAGGAACACGGCCCCCTGCTCTGGGGAAGGTGACGGGACAGGTCTTCAGACAGATGCCAGCAGGACCCAACTGTATGAGCCCAGTTTCTGCATCTCCTCATttctagaaaagcactgaaatccttcatggtgacaccTGCTCCCTGTGACTAGCAGGCCTTCTGCAAGGGCatgtggttgggcttccctggcggctcagcggcgaagaacctgcctgctgaggcaggagacacaaattcaaTCCCCGGTTCAAGAGCGCACAGGCGGTGGAGCAACGAGGCCCGTGAGCCATGACTACGGGGCCTGTGCACTGGAGCCGGGGgggcaactgctgagcccactgccctagagcccacacCGCAGAAGAGAAGACCCAGCAGAGAGGAGCCCGCAGACTGCGACGAGAGAGCAGCTCCTGCTGGCCACAACTAGTGGAAAGCCCACACAGCcgatgaatataaataaataataacatctaaaaaatgaaaaaagaaaaaagaataggagCTTGACTGCACATAGGTGgcgcagcggtaaagaacctgcctgccaggaaACGCacgagacacgggttccatccctgggtcgggaagatcccttggaggaggaaatgactacCCGCTCccggtactcctgcctggagaatcccacggacagaggagcctgggggccccggtccacggggtcacagagttggacacgactgagcaattgagcacgcaCCCACGCCACGTCCCCTTCACCACATCATGTATGTACTGACCTCCCCCGCCccctggagcagtttctcagacaTGTCTGAAACGCCGTCTCCTGGGCTATCatctcattttgccccaaataaaacttaacttgcaactctcacattgtgcatttttttaagtcaacaacaCCAATAATTTGACTGTTTTATAAATGACAGGGCtcccttggtggtacagtggctaagaatccacctggcaatgcaggggacatgggtttgaccgcTGGGCTGGGGAGACTCCATGTGCCGAAGAGtgactaagcccgtgcaccaccactactgagctcGAGCTGAGCCTGCACTCCGCAGGGCCCCCGAGCTGAGCTGCGGCGACCGAGCCTGCACTCCCCAAGGCCCATGAGCCTTGGCGACTGAGCCCGCACTCCCCCAGGGCCCGCGAGCCGCAGCAACCGAGCCTGCACTCCCCAAGGCCCGCGCGCCGTGGCGACTGAGCCTGCGCGCCCGGAGCCTGTGAGCAGCAgcgagagaagccgctgcagtgagaagcccgcgcacctagagaaagcccgcacaaaaCAACGAAGACTTGCGCGATAAATTAACCAATCCAGAAAAAAGCTTCTGTAAAAGGAGGactgataaactttttttttttttttttatcagagcaTGCCTTCAGGCAGCTTTTCTCAAAGCATGGTTCCAGAGGCCACACAGCTTCACAGTGAAAGGCTGCGGGGGCTCCCCGGGCCGTGGGCTGGGCGCGGGCACCGCAGACTAACCGCAGACGCCGTGGTGAGAGCCGGGCCTCCGCCGAGCTGGGCCTTCAGGAGGTTTACAATATGTCCTCACTGTTTTTGTGGGGGAGAATACTGTCACTTTTCATGAACATCTGTTATACGTGTTAACATGGAATGGGTCTATGATTGTTGTTATTAGATGAGTTAGTAGGTGGACTTTTTCTGCATTTCTCCATTTTATCTCTAACACAGTGAGTACTGGCAGGTGTGACTCACACAGATATCTTTGGATACTTGATTTCCAGGAGTATAAGGGTTCCAAGAACCAAAGagtttgagaactgctgcctCAAGGAAGTGAGACCTCACATTCCACAGTGAACACGACATCTGCAATCCTGACAAAATGGAGGAAAATACGGGGAGAAAAGTGGAACAACTGGAGAGAGATGGGCCTGCCGGGCCCCACCCCACCTACAGGACCATCGTCCGGGGCCACCCCAGGGAGGCAGGCCTGTGGAGATGCTGGACTCTCCAAGCGGGCGGAGCGTGCCCCTGGGCCCTCCCGGCTCTGCAGTGACCAGGCTGGGAGCTCGTGCTGGACACTCCGAGGCCGCGCAGAGCAGCACTGGCCCCAGCAGTCCCGCCCCCCGCCCAACAAAGGATGTGATGCCCAGGGCAGAAAAGGAAGTTCCAGGGGCTGAGATGCAGCGGGAGGCTCTTTTCAGGAAGCTGAACTGGCGCAGGTGGGCCCtcccctctctgggtctccaCCCAGGGGTTCCCTTGCGGGGCAGGGCCTGGCGGCCTTGGTGACCTTGGCCCGAGTGTCCTTGGCATGGCCGGCCGCGGCTCACACTCGTGGGGGATTCTCTGGGCCACAAGCCTCCCACGAGCGGCCCCGCCAGTCCTTCAGAGGAGCTGTGACTCCCGCCAGCCACCACTGGTAATTTTAGGCACTTTTAACATCTTAAATATAGTCAGTTCACACTCAGACAACATGCCAGGCGCTCAGTGAGGAGCCGGCAGCCAGACGTATGCTGTCGCTGGAGCCCAGCAGCAGGGTGAGAGTGCCCCACGCAGCCCCTCTGGGGGGACCCCGGCGCTCGCGCAGGGGGCCAGGTGCTGGCCTCCTTGCTGCCACTTACCTCAAAGGTGTTCCCCGTCACATCAAACTCTGGGGGCACAAAAGCTCCCTCAGGGTCAtctggggagagaagagaagatgCCATTCACGTGGTGACCCCCGAACACATGTCAGGTGAGacaggctgccaggctcttcccGGCTGGAGGGCTATGTACACCTGGGGCCCAGCCAGGACCACCCACCAGCGAGGCCCAGTCCCCAGCCTCCCCTCACCCAGGCCCCGGCAGGTTGCCGTGGAAACCCGGCTCCAGACCACTGCGCCTAGGGCGGGGGCCGCACCCTCGCGGGCCCCTCTGTGTTCACATTTGCCACGCGGGCCTCACCGCTGAGCTGCTCCATGAAGCACACGTTCCCACTGGTGTTGAAGGCCAGCGTGTCGGGCGTGATGCACAGGGTCTGGAAGATGGCCGAGTGGGCGACACTGCGCATTGCCAGGCTGCACTCCAGGCACacagcccaggcctcctgctcGCTCAGGCCGCTGTCCCGCAGGGAGAGGATGTCGGCCAGGGACACATTCTCCTGCCGAGACAGCCTGGGCTGAGCCCTGGGCGCCTGTGgaggggcagggggcctggggacaAGACCCCGCAGCCGCCCCGCATCTGGAACTGACTCAGCTGTGGTCCTGCCACCCACACGCACTCACACACGCACTTGTGTGTGCACACAACACACTAGCACACTGTCGtgcatgtgtgcacgcacacCCACCTGCTGTCCCCATACACGCACATAACTCACACATTTACTCAGTTATCAGAGACACAGGCACACAAAACGGGCACATCCACACACTTGTGCCCACGTGTCCACGCAAGTCACACCTGCACCAGTACATTCATCACAGGCGCACACATGTCAGACACCCTGTACCTCACCGCCCTTTTCCAGGCCATTGTTTGATGCCCTGGTCagccctgtgtgtctgtgtgttcacaCACCACCCACCTAAAGAGGGGACGGGGCACAGAGGGAGCCAGACTGGGAGCTGAGGGGGAAGCATGCGGGCAGTGGTCAGGAAAGGGCCTGGACACCCAGCCTCGGAGTGGGAGTGGAGAATGGGGTGAGCGGGGCTGGAGAGTAGGGGTGAGCGGGGTGAGCAGGGTTGGAGAGTACGGGTAAGGGGGGTGAGCAGGGTTGGAGAGTAGGGGTGAGCGAGGTGAGCGGGGTTGGAGAGTAGGGGTTAGGGGGGTGAGCAGGGTTGGAGAGTAGGGGTGAGCAGGGTTGGAGAGTAGGGGTGAGCGGGGTTGGAGAGTAGGGGTGAGCGGGGTTGGAGAGTAGGGGTGAGGGGGGTGAGTGGGGTTGGAGAGTAGGGGTGAGTGGGGTTGGAGAGTAGGGGTGAGGGGGTGAGTGGGGTTGGAGAGTAGGGGTGAGGGGGGTGAGCGGGGTTGGAGAGTAGGGGTGAGTGGGGTTGGAGAGTAGGGGTGAGGGGGGTGA
It contains:
- the KNDC1 gene encoding kinase non-catalytic C-lobe domain-containing protein 1 isoform X8, which codes for MQTMDRAAAAFYEEDGKDLDFYDFEPLPTLPEDEENVSLADILSLRDSGLSEQEAWAVCLECSLAMRSVAHSAIFQTLCITPDTLAFNTSGNVCFMEQLSDDPEGAFVPPEFDVTGNTFE
- the KNDC1 gene encoding kinase non-catalytic C-lobe domain-containing protein 1 isoform X6, whose amino-acid sequence is MQTMDRAAAAFYEEDGKDLDFYDFEPLPTLPEDEENVSLADILSLRDSGLSEQEAWAVCLECSLAMRSVAHSAIFQTLCITPDTLAFNTSGNVCFMEQLSDDPEGAFVPPEFDVTGNTFEDCRCRVHCGM
- the KNDC1 gene encoding kinase non-catalytic C-lobe domain-containing protein 1 isoform X7 translates to MQTMDRAAAAFYEEDGKDLDFYDFEPLPTLPEDEENVSLADILSLRDSGLSEQEAWAVCLECSLAMRSVAHSAIFQTLCITPDTLAFNTSGNVCFMEQLSDDPEGAFVPPEFDVTGNTFEK